In the Hevea brasiliensis isolate MT/VB/25A 57/8 chromosome 8, ASM3005281v1, whole genome shotgun sequence genome, AACTGTAGAGCTGCATCCTTGATAGGGAACTCAGAAGCAAACGCAGAAGGTGCAGGAATGCTGCCCAACATGTGACTGGCCTGCTTCATGAACGGATAGTTCATATCTGCACCACAAAAAATCATACAAAAGAATAGGATCAAATGAACAAAAGTAGGgtaaaattaaactaagagccgaaAGAATACATCTTATAATTTTTGTCCTGCACTTGCATCCACAAAGATGAGAACTTTTAGAGGAATAGTAATGAAAGTTCACACAAAGATCTAAATTACCTGAGTCAATCTTTGTTGCCTCTGGCATTTGTTGCTTTGAGGGGGATGCATCAGTGTTACTGTGTGTTGCTAATAGTTTTTGGATTGCTGTTGGCACTTCCTCAGTTCCTCCATTTACATCCTATTGCAAGGCAATTATTTAATTCTCTGTGCGGTCCAAAACCCAATCAACAAGTACAAAGTAGTGAAATATTTAAGTGAATATTTACATTTACCTTCTCAGGTAGAGAAGCTTGATCGGAAACAGCATTTTCGCACCCAAGTTCAGAAGGATCAAAAGTCAGATTGTCATCATTAGCATCAAAGAAATTGAGGTACTCGTCAACCATGTCAAAAACAGTAGAATCTCCAGTAGAGTCTGGCTCCACAGGATTTGAAAGATCATTAGCTTCCAGGAATAATCCTTCACTGGATAAAGGATTGTCAATGGCATCCAAGAATGGCTCATCAAGCAGGAAATTGTCATCAGCAGTATTAGCACTGTTACTAGATTCAGCAATATATTCATGTCTTACTGATTTTGTATCAATCTCATATTGTCCAGGTAAACTGAATAAGTTTTGGTCATCTGGAAGATCAGAACCATACTGAGTTTCCCCCTGGTCAATTATAGGCTTTTGATCATCTCCACTGAAGTTTCCAGAGTGCTCCACATAGTTGCTTGTTTCTCCATGGTAGTAGTTCACAGAAAGGGCAGCATTTTCAGACACAACTCCACCCTCAAAATTCTGCCACAAACCCACATATAAAGAATTCAAAATTTGTAAGATAATAAGTCACTATTCACAGCAATCCAGTAGAATCAGATTTCATTCTTTTCTTAGCTGCCATCATTCTCACAAAATATCCTATCAATCCACCATTCAAACCCTTAATAACACTTGatctcaaaaaataaaataaaaaaagttgATTTTCTTGTCCTTTTATGCCTCAATTAACCAAAAGAACCTCTAATGCCTAAATTCCCCTGGTTTGCCCCTTGAAACTGCAAACCTTTGTTTACTGTTTTTCCCATGGATTTCACACCATCAAAAACCATATCAATAAAACAAACAATCAAAGAACCTTTTCTTTTGGCCAGTAACAAGACATTCCTAAAACCAGGACCAGAAATTATTGCAACCAAACAGACAACCTTTTGTTTCTAATAGCAAATCCTAATTCAAAACAAAAATGGGGTCTTACTGCATTCTAAGCACCTATCCATATTTGATATTCGATGCAGATGAATCCACAAGTAAATCTCATGTTAACCTCAATTTATAGCTTTTTTCAAATTTCCTAGACACAAAATCACCATTCCTATATTGCTTTTCATTTAGTTTAGAACAAAACACTACCACATTATTCATTGCTAGGATCCACAAAAGTATATACCTGCTCAAGGTCATTAGTTTCCACATGTACATCTTCACCAAGTATTACTTCATCAGCCATCACCATCTCCTCACCAGGTAATACAACCACCACTTCATCATCATCCCATTCTTCCTCAACAAATGGTGCCCCATACTGTTCTCCATTCTTTGGGCCTGTTCCACTCTTTGGAAAATCCTACACAACACAAATGCATCCGTCCCCCCCAAAAAAACAAGTTAATAGGATATAAAAtacaattacaatttcaatattgaAGAACAAGTTCATAAAAAAAACTGAATTTTACAATTTGTATTTGATCTCACTTGAACAACTCCAGCTTTCTCCAAATCCTCATCAGTAAGGCGATACTCGTGCATTACCCAATTGGTACGCTCACCACGTGGAGCCCGCCCAAGATGGTACACAAGGGTCTTCTTCATCCCCACGGCTCGTGAGTTCCAGCGGACAGGCCGGTCCTTCCCAGTTGTCTTCCAGTATCCCTTCTCTGTGGCCCGGTTTGTCTTGGAACCATTGCCATACTTCTTATCCAGCATACTAAAAAAGTACCACTCTAAATCCCTGCTCTTCAACTTTGATTTACCTAAAATCCataaaagtaaagaaaaaaaaaaaaaagaatggaaaCCAGATGTTCAAAAATATATTACTACTAAAACCAGTAGAGTGAAAGCTTAAACAATCCCCATAACCTCTTCTTTAATTTCAGATTTTAAGTACTTTTGCCATTGATGGTGAGAAATACAATTACAAAACCAATAAATGCCATAAGTTTAGCAGAGCTAAACCATTTATTCatcaactcaactaagcatttATTCATCGAACATTCAGAATTAAATAAGCAAAAATAACTCGAAATTACCAATTTaccaaacagaaaagaaaaagaaaattcaaaaattttcaaacaacaTCAATTATACATGTTACGTATACGATACACAAACGAACATAGCAAAATCAAGATATTAGAAACACAATCGGACCTGGGAGATCCCATGGCTCAGTTTTGTAGATGTCGACTACAGCGATCGGATCAAACCGGAAGGGTTTATTAGTAACCTTCCGTTTGAGGTAGTAGCGAACAAGTTCCTCATCAGTTGGGTGGAATCGGAACCCAGGAGCTAGTGAAGTCGCTGAATCACCACGGGCCATCTACCAAATCAATACCAAAATCAAAAGCGAGAGAATCTTTAAATTATAAAGAAAGTGAGGTGATATTAGGGTTAGGATTTTGGGAATTAGGGATTTCAATTGGAATCTCAAGATAGAAATGGGAAGATAGACGACGCCATTTGCTTGGAGAAAAGGTTGGATTGGGTCttgaattaatatatatacatatatacataatcCTTAGTTCTGATTTTTCGAGGGATTGTAAGGTGAGGAAAAGTTATAGTCACCAGTGAAAGTATGGTTTGTAGTATCACCCCCGCAGTGCTCTTGTGTGGCGATTGGTGAAAAGTAGGCCTCAAATTGACTTTTTTTGAGAGATTTTGTCTTGTTTTGTTAGCTTGCTTACTTGTGTGGGTtaactaaaaatattttaaatataaaaataaaataaaaatttcatcttccaaattcttaataaaattataaagaatTAGAAGATTGtttcatttaaaattaaaaatgttaATAGGTAGTTAaaagtataataaattaaatgttaAATTAAAGTATAATGAATCAAATGTTAAAAGTAAGATTTATTTACCCCATAATTaacattttttataattaaatcatattttattaatttaatttctattaaaTGAATTTTCAAAATATTGAAAACCATAAGTATttttaaaaagaaagaaattattttaattttggatTAGTTTTTGCACGTAAtcctaaattaaaatattattctcaatgTAATATTagagaatttttttaataaataaataaataaattttctaaagttatttaaatatgatttttaaaaaaagtgTTAAAATGACATCCCTCATTGAAaagtaattttaaataaaattaattaatcgataaggtataaaaaataaaaataaaaataaaaataaaaataaaaataaaaataaaaggagaaaagaaagaaattgtGGAATAGGAGATTAGTTTGTGGCTTTTAAAGCTTTTACGTGGAAAGAGGATCTTTTGCGCTGTCTCTTACGTAACTGCGTTCGAAAGAAGTACGCATCAACTGACGGTCGTGTCCTCGTTGACACGCtgccttcattttttattttaaaaaaaatattatttaattcatctacatattttaattaaattaattatttaattaacttatttcaaaaaataaattaattaatttttatttttttatttcatttacctTTCAATCCTCACACAACAAATATTCTGTTAATTTGTTAATTACTATatctaaatgaaaaaaaaaattattttttataaaaattaaataagtattTAATTCAGCAGTTAAATATTTAAAtagctaaattaatttatttaataaacttATTAAAAAGATATCTAATAATTGATATAGTATCTTTCaactatatttttttattaattctataAAATTAATGTTCATAAAATAcctgtaatttttttatattgacttaaagtttaatttagtttatgtatttattaaaaaagtttaatttaatttattttaactttttatttaatttaatttaaattttttaatttaaacttaatttagcctaaaaataaagaaaattaataaattaaacttcTTACTTTGTAGACTTAAatcaaaaaatcaaaaaaattaatcttaaaattaagaaattaaattttttaattttttatttaaattaaaaaattaaaaaatttaactcataaattttaatttttaaattaaattaaatttaaatttaaataaactaaattaaactcCACTGATAAATATAGAAGCTAAATCAAATATTTTACCTTTTTCTATTACTTGACAAGGATATTCTTAATTCTACTCTTAATTCTTACATTTTTAATATTGACActgatattttcttttttttttaatttataatattatcacTCATCACATCACATCACATTAATAtattctaattttattaaaatatttttttatttttattaatgatataacacataaaatatttatttattgtgaAAAAAATACGTTTtttagtgtaaaatttaaaatttattttacaactacattttaaaaaattatttaattcttatttatttatttttataataaataaatcatatgaatataataaataaaaaattgtatattaattttgatgacaaaataaatcatatatatatatatatatgatataatataataaattaatatttatatatttattttaataataaaataaattatatattaattattttacacaTTAATAACAACCGTTATCAGTTACATCTAACAATTAGATTAGACATGCTCTAAATAATTTAAAACCtaaaaaataaatagattatatatttatatttttcaaaatatatgaaCAGAATGAAATTCATGTAAACACCTAAAAATACAAAGAATTaaagattaaataaaataaaaatgtaaaactaataaatattattttttaaaaataaaaatttaaataattaattttgattaaatatatTTTTGCTTTTCCGTTGACTTTGTAATgatattgttcgctttggccataagcctcacggttttgtcccataggtggaacgaagaacttcccaggaggtcacccatcctaggatttctctcaagcgagcacgcttaaccctggagttcttccaactcttcagaccattccaccaaaaggcgcctctagtaattagttctcccattttatatatcattactttttgaacccaagaccatctccgtgctttgccgatgtggaatttgcctaagggacctttctccccccctttcgggactcagcgtcctcgctgatgtTTGTCCCACcattgcccaagaggacacgcgagcggctctaataccaattgtaatgatcgggctctaaccactagaagaattgtccgctttggccataaacctcacggttttgtcccataggtggaatggagaactttcagaggtcacccatcctagggttTCTCTCAGCGAAGACGCTAACCCtcgagttcttctaactctccaggtcattccaccaaaagacgcctctagtgattagttttcccattttatatatcattactttttgaacccaagaccatctccgtggtttgccgatgtgggatttgcgtaAGGGACCTtttaatcccacatcggcaaagcacggagatggtcttgggttcaaaaagtaatgatatataaaatggaaaaactaatcactaaaggcgccttttggtggaatggcctggagagttggaagaattccagggttaagcgtgctcgcttgagagaaatcctaggatgggtgacctcctggaaagttctccattccacctatgggacaaaaccgtgaggcttatggccaaagcggacaattcctctagtggttacgTGGTGGGCCCATAACCCACAGGTCCCTGGATCGaaaccagctctgataccactaaatgtgacaccccttacccgtctacagtatagtcgagtaagatatgtcacacagtgtaccggaacgcccttttttttttcaatcatttttattcttcctaatttatttctttcatagttatgaagtaaagtataattcatttaagtcatttattaaaatcataaaattatttgaggttgcaaattttatagaaaatccggtagagtaccggctaaaaatggagaaaacagttcttcggagcttgtgaaaaacactttcaatatgttttcaatcattcccaaactccattttatcaaaaaagtctcaatatttttcaacaatatttccatttctcattcattcatttctcatgatatttatatacaagtcataaataaatactcaatttttcattcataaacacaattttcactatttacattaataccaaaatacattatataagtctcaattacacatgagaaaataaaagttaattacaaaataccaaaatgaaacttagtgtcctaccaatgcactgaagacggtgaggtgacacggatactatgcaaagttgtagatggtctcacccagtctgtgatctactgggctctctatcggtctctccaaagcctacgcgtggcaaaaagcaacgcgctaagcaataatccttagtggtgccaataatagaataaaaagaaataacagaaaataaatatgcagtgatgttttgatgtcttatacatacaattttttgataattatttatagtcttatttattttgtacttgttatattcataatttcattaaatttatccactttcatttttggttgctcaagtaacctataccggatgactggactagataaacgagtaaactggcactgggtatcaagtacctcgggccgtcacaccatcggtcacatatgtatctcccggcagTAATAGAAtgactaataagtcagataacattaggcacaaggccaagtatcaacacaatgtcagaatggctaaaagccatgaaatcacagaatggcataatgtcatatgtagtactgctaattgaaccctattggcatgccaacctatccaaaccaatcttactaggtgtactagggcatgttacacttttaaattttacaattcttgaaatttaagtttaggtgttactattcatttcattagtcaattaaaatgttaacttttgcatagacaataggtaaattggttctactactcccaacataccacattttgcattctaaagttattggtattggttgccaataccatttctaagcttagtgttagttattcaaattttcagatttcaagcattatgtttactgttccattggtcatttgtacaataggaatttggcaaagttgtcttcataaaagttattcctt is a window encoding:
- the LOC110662111 gene encoding LOW QUALITY PROTEIN: NAC domain-containing protein 78 (The sequence of the model RefSeq protein was modified relative to this genomic sequence to represent the inferred CDS: inserted 1 base in 1 codon), with protein sequence MARGDSATSLAPGFRFHPTDEELVRYYLKRKVTNKPFRFDPIAVVDIYKTEPWDLPGKSKLKSRDLEWYFFSMLDKKYGNGSKTNRATEKGYWKTTGKDRPVRWNSRAVGMKKTLVYHLGRAPRGERTNWVMHEYRLTDEDLEKAGVVQDAFVLCRIFXKSGTGPKNGEQYGAPFVEEEWDDDEVVVVLPGEEMVMADEVILGEDVHVETNDLEQNFEGGVVSENAALSVNYYHGETSNYVEHSGNFSGDDQKPIIDQGETQYGSDLPDDQNLFSLPGQYEIDTKSVRHEYIAESSNSANTADDNFLLDEPFLDAIDNPLSSEGLFLEANDLSNPVEPDSTGDSTVFDMVDEYLNFFDANDDNLTFDPSELGCENAVSDQASLPEKDVNGGTEEVPTAIQKLLATHSNTDASPSKQQMPEATKIDSDMNYPFMKQASHMLGSIPAPSAFASEFPIKDAALQLNAAQPSSSIHVTARVIRIESITFSSIGTDWSFSKNGNVNVILSFGMLQDNISTTPTNLVPLGSLFTGKTWSLMSRSWFSLMCFWVLIVSVSIKIGICVCSK